A genomic region of Runella rosea contains the following coding sequences:
- a CDS encoding FAD-dependent oxidoreductase — protein MNRRGFIQQAAIAGSWAAVGSMVASCATTAKGYADKHFQINMGYYRIPKLRLSMDRIVRETVGLRPFRTIGPRLESEQLGSKTLVHNYGHGGSGWSLSWGSGMLAREEVLKTGVKQVAVIGAGTIGLTTARLLQEKGIEVTIYAKDLAPNVTSSLATGTWSPSSRVCDPQKATPEFKAWWEKATRLSFRAFQFQLGLNDIISWVDEYNVFNEPPAERPNSEIFADLSGLVPERIMLGKKEHPFKADYVSRRSNVMINIPTYLHKHMTDFLLFGGKVKIQEIKKIEDIDALSEKCVVNCMGLGAKAIFNDEHLTPVSGQLSCLIPQPEVTYKLNTKGASIISRKDGIYLGGNGIVGNWDTTPSREQTEKVVAVLQKLMEDMRA, from the coding sequence ATGAATCGTCGTGGATTTATCCAACAGGCCGCTATTGCGGGCAGTTGGGCGGCTGTGGGTAGTATGGTTGCTTCTTGCGCTACTACCGCAAAAGGATATGCCGATAAGCATTTCCAAATCAATATGGGGTATTATCGTATCCCTAAATTGCGTCTTTCAATGGACCGTATCGTCCGGGAAACCGTGGGGCTTCGGCCGTTCCGAACTATTGGCCCAAGGCTCGAATCTGAGCAGTTGGGCAGCAAAACCCTCGTCCACAATTATGGTCATGGGGGGAGCGGTTGGTCGTTGTCTTGGGGTTCGGGCATGTTGGCGCGCGAAGAAGTCCTGAAAACGGGCGTTAAACAGGTCGCCGTTATTGGAGCGGGCACCATCGGTCTCACCACCGCGCGACTTTTGCAAGAAAAAGGCATCGAAGTAACAATTTATGCCAAGGACCTTGCCCCCAATGTTACCAGTAGCTTGGCTACCGGAACGTGGTCGCCGTCGTCGAGGGTGTGCGACCCGCAGAAGGCCACCCCCGAATTTAAGGCGTGGTGGGAAAAAGCTACCCGTTTATCTTTCAGGGCATTTCAGTTTCAGTTGGGCTTAAACGATATTATCTCGTGGGTGGATGAGTACAACGTATTCAACGAGCCACCCGCTGAACGCCCAAATTCCGAAATATTTGCAGATTTGTCGGGATTGGTACCTGAAAGAATTATGTTGGGCAAAAAAGAACATCCGTTTAAGGCCGATTACGTATCAAGACGCTCCAATGTCATGATTAATATTCCGACCTATCTGCACAAACACATGACCGACTTTTTGTTGTTTGGGGGAAAGGTTAAAATCCAAGAAATCAAGAAAATAGAAGATATTGACGCTCTTTCCGAAAAATGCGTGGTCAATTGTATGGGTTTAGGAGCCAAAGCGATTTTTAACGATGAGCACCTGACACCCGTTTCGGGGCAGCTTTCGTGCCTGATTCCGCAGCCTGAGGTGACGTATAAACTCAACACCAAAGGCGCGAGCATTATTTCCCGAAAAGACGGTATTTATTTAGGGGGTAACGGAATTGTTGGGAATTGGGACACGACACCGAGCCGCGAGCAGACCGAAAAAGTGGTGGCCGTTTTACAGAAATTAATGGAAGATATGCGGGCCTGA
- a CDS encoding peptidoglycan DD-metalloendopeptidase family protein encodes MITELLKKYQASFAPVVPFDWSKNDFLHLNFTEQNPELELVELQNSQLFSDYVFGKLRAAHASVGVGGYNEHRTIYRRSAHFQQTEEPRCIHLGVDIWAAAGTPVFSPLAGRVHSFANNANFGDYGPTIILEHTLENQLFYSLYGHLSAESLEVLYEGKPIEKGQLIATFGQFPINGDWPPHLHFQLMTDLLGLKGDFPGVCTLSERTRFLQLCPDPNLILGIPGLFQ; translated from the coding sequence TTGATCACTGAATTACTCAAAAAATACCAAGCTTCGTTTGCGCCCGTTGTCCCGTTCGATTGGTCTAAAAACGACTTTTTGCACCTTAATTTTACCGAACAAAACCCTGAATTAGAACTGGTTGAATTACAAAACAGCCAGCTTTTTTCAGATTATGTTTTTGGAAAACTACGCGCCGCCCATGCTTCGGTTGGGGTAGGCGGCTACAACGAGCACCGAACCATTTATCGTCGCAGTGCGCATTTTCAACAAACAGAAGAGCCGCGCTGTATTCACCTTGGCGTTGATATTTGGGCGGCGGCTGGCACGCCTGTTTTTTCACCGTTGGCAGGACGCGTCCACAGTTTTGCCAATAACGCTAATTTTGGTGATTATGGCCCAACCATTATTTTGGAACATACCCTCGAAAATCAGCTTTTTTATTCTCTTTATGGGCATTTGAGCGCAGAATCGTTGGAAGTATTGTACGAAGGAAAGCCCATCGAAAAGGGTCAACTCATTGCAACATTTGGCCAATTTCCCATCAACGGCGACTGGCCTCCGCACCTGCATTTTCAACTCATGACCGACCTGCTTGGCCTCAAAGGAGACTTTCCTGGTGTATGTACCTTAAGCGAGCGTACTCGTTTTTTACAACTTTGTCCCGACCCCAACCTGATTTTGGGCATACCGGGGCTTTTTCAGTAG
- a CDS encoding serine/threonine-protein kinase: MTYEQFKQRYRYDPANDILGEGAFGKVFRAVDTENGSTVAIKVAPVNMSNESHSLKHEFETVGKVDPHLNIAMYDECYRFSVEWAGLHDFAVLEYYPLGSLDKIIKNHSLTDTEKHDLAVGILEGLRHLHTTGAQGVVHRDLKPRNVLIQKWRGKYVPKITDFGLSKFSDSISNSVISQSFKGGTLNYASPEQIKGEQIRRNTDLWSFGVILHEIMTGEVPYKIDDSSESTLRQVYERMNSQSLPESFKNVREPYASIIKKCLMVNPNQRYRAAEEILLEIRQTPNSPVPPASPPIPSVAPVVEAKADQTEIFEDSPFAGLGKAADSSADVQPLKEASVPQQKDLKESDGYVRSKPKKTSNNTPLIILVGVAALVLITASVIYFGGDKKEDITYQTTDSTTTAAPKAVADTAALAQKMDSLFNIPDYQKYAQISLQDSILKQRALTKLLNKALEADKFGLEYAEDRDYMSSVCKAILLIDPKEPKALSRLEKIAMY, from the coding sequence ATGACTTACGAGCAATTTAAACAACGTTATCGCTACGACCCCGCCAACGACATTCTTGGTGAGGGGGCTTTCGGCAAGGTTTTCCGCGCCGTTGACACCGAAAATGGCTCTACCGTAGCTATTAAAGTGGCCCCCGTCAATATGTCGAACGAAAGTCATTCGCTCAAGCATGAGTTTGAGACCGTCGGCAAGGTAGACCCGCATCTCAACATTGCGATGTATGATGAATGTTATCGTTTTTCGGTGGAGTGGGCTGGCTTGCATGATTTTGCCGTTCTGGAATATTATCCGTTGGGGAGTTTGGACAAAATCATCAAAAATCACTCCCTTACCGATACCGAAAAGCACGATTTAGCCGTCGGCATTTTGGAAGGGCTTCGTCATCTGCACACCACGGGGGCGCAGGGAGTGGTTCACCGCGACCTCAAACCGCGAAATGTCCTGATTCAAAAATGGCGCGGCAAATACGTTCCCAAAATCACCGATTTTGGCCTGAGTAAGTTTTCGGATTCGATTTCCAACAGCGTGATTTCTCAGAGCTTCAAAGGCGGAACGCTCAATTATGCTTCACCTGAGCAAATTAAAGGCGAACAGATTCGCCGAAATACCGATTTATGGTCATTTGGGGTCATTTTGCACGAAATCATGACGGGCGAAGTCCCCTATAAAATTGATGACAGTTCGGAAAGTACCCTTCGGCAAGTGTATGAACGGATGAATAGTCAATCTTTGCCCGAGTCGTTTAAAAACGTCAGAGAACCTTACGCCTCCATCATCAAAAAGTGTTTGATGGTCAATCCCAACCAACGCTACCGAGCCGCCGAAGAAATTCTTTTAGAAATTCGTCAGACACCGAATTCACCCGTCCCTCCAGCATCCCCCCCAATTCCCTCCGTTGCGCCAGTAGTTGAAGCAAAGGCCGATCAAACCGAGATTTTTGAAGACAGCCCTTTTGCGGGCTTGGGAAAAGCCGCCGATTCTTCGGCCGATGTGCAACCGTTGAAAGAAGCCTCAGTTCCCCAACAAAAAGACTTAAAGGAAAGCGATGGGTACGTTCGTTCAAAACCAAAGAAGACCTCCAACAATACGCCCTTGATTATTTTAGTCGGAGTAGCTGCATTGGTGCTCATTACTGCTTCGGTGATTTATTTCGGCGGGGATAAAAAAGAAGACATTACGTATCAAACCACGGATTCAACGACGACCGCCGCGCCCAAAGCCGTGGCAGATACGGCAGCGCTGGCCCAAAAGATGGATTCACTCTTTAATATTCCTGATTATCAGAAATATGCCCAAATCTCACTCCAAGACTCCATTCTGAAGCAACGCGCCCTTACCAAGTTACTTAACAAAGCACTGGAAGCCGACAAATTTGGGTTGGAATACGCCGAGGACCGCGACTATATGAGTTCGGTCTGCAAAGCAATCCTGCTCATTGACCCCAAAGAGCCTAAGGCGTTGAGCCGTTTGGAAAAAATCGCTATGTATTAA
- a CDS encoding CvfB family protein: MGTRRLRMGQYNRLQVVKRLEFGIYLDGYEDEILVPTRYVPEGVEIGDYLDVFVYRDSEDRVIATTLEPYGTVGEFAYLTVNAVTAAGVFMDWGLPKDLFVPFKQQRDNMLVGKSFLVFIHLDTQTDRIVASAKIDRFLDEDISELKEGMEVELLPFEYTDLGIKALINQRHLGVLYHGEVFKDIDLGKPTKGYIKKIREDQKIDVALVEQSYNRIADSKTVLYEKLEAAEGHFLPFTDKSDPALIHKTFGMSKKDFKKAIGGLLKEGKIKLEEDGIHKV, from the coding sequence ATGGGAACTCGCCGTTTGCGAATGGGTCAATACAATCGACTTCAAGTCGTGAAACGCCTAGAATTTGGGATTTATTTGGACGGATATGAAGACGAAATTTTGGTTCCGACCCGATACGTCCCCGAAGGCGTTGAAATCGGTGACTATCTCGACGTTTTTGTGTACCGCGATTCAGAAGACCGCGTCATTGCCACTACCCTTGAGCCTTACGGAACCGTAGGTGAATTTGCCTACCTGACGGTCAATGCCGTGACGGCGGCGGGGGTTTTTATGGACTGGGGCCTCCCCAAAGATTTGTTTGTTCCGTTCAAACAACAACGCGATAACATGCTCGTGGGTAAGTCATTTCTGGTGTTTATTCATTTAGACACCCAAACCGACCGCATTGTGGCATCGGCCAAAATTGACCGTTTTTTGGATGAAGATATTTCAGAACTGAAGGAAGGAATGGAAGTAGAACTTCTCCCTTTTGAATACACTGATTTGGGCATTAAGGCCCTCATCAACCAGCGGCATTTGGGCGTTTTGTACCACGGCGAAGTGTTTAAAGACATTGACTTGGGGAAACCCACCAAAGGCTACATCAAAAAAATCAGGGAAGACCAAAAAATAGATGTGGCCCTAGTTGAGCAATCCTACAACCGCATTGCCGACAGTAAAACCGTTCTTTACGAAAAATTGGAAGCCGCCGAAGGCCATTTTCTGCCATTTACCGATAAATCTGACCCCGCGCTGATTCATAAAACGTTTGGTATGTCCAAAAAAGACTTCAAAAAAGCCATCGGGGGGCTGTTAAAAGAAGGAAAAATCAAGTTGGAAGAAGACGGCATTCACAAAGTTTGA
- a CDS encoding RidA family protein, which translates to MQKLFTFIGLVVFSFFFTTTTQAQAVEFFGTPSSAISSGAVIPEGKKMFWSSGVVADVADSSAQVGTYARFGNTKTQALSILKKLQTALAKQKLSFKDVLYLRVYVAPDMFQNNKFDFQGWFDAYAQYFGTKENPVKPCRSTIGIATLVQPDKFIEIELVAVY; encoded by the coding sequence ATGCAAAAACTATTCACTTTCATTGGACTTGTTGTTTTTTCATTTTTTTTCACAACAACCACCCAAGCCCAAGCCGTTGAATTTTTTGGTACACCTTCTTCAGCCATTTCGTCGGGGGCGGTTATACCAGAAGGAAAAAAAATGTTTTGGTCAAGTGGCGTAGTTGCCGATGTAGCCGATAGCAGTGCCCAAGTGGGCACGTATGCACGTTTTGGCAACACCAAAACACAGGCTTTAAGTATTTTAAAAAAATTACAAACTGCTTTAGCTAAGCAAAAATTGTCGTTCAAAGACGTATTGTACCTACGGGTGTACGTTGCCCCCGACATGTTTCAAAACAACAAGTTTGACTTTCAGGGCTGGTTTGATGCCTATGCGCAATACTTCGGAACCAAGGAGAATCCCGTAAAACCCTGCCGCTCTACCATCGGCATTGCAACGCTGGTTCAGCCCGACAAATTCATTGAGATTGAATTGGTGGCGGTCTATTGA